TTTCAATAATCTGTATAATCTCCCTGTAGGTGGTACGTAGTTCAATAGGCTTTTTGATCCTGATCGGACCACTTTTTTTCCGATCCGTGGTCAATTCAAACTTCACATGATTCAATTAGAAGCATGGTTTGAAGATTCTACCACGACTAGGAGTATTATGCTTGTTAGAATAAGTTTGTGTCAGACaggaatattatatttttactttatactcctattaatttttttttcatttatttgcaGACCAGTTTGGAGAGCTGGAAGCCAGTGTTTTACATAGGATCAGGAATGTACGTGCTATCTGCAATCATCTTCATTTTGTTTGGTTCAACGAAAGTTCAAGCGTTTAATGAAATAACCTATCATGACAATCCGGAGGAagcgaaagaaaaaaaacaagacaaataaaaaagtattattcaaaactgttttttatcaaaattttataggaatttgaatttgaagtgaattatttataaacttttgcTTTGAGAATCATGTAATGAGAAAGCTATACAACAGTtagctatttattattattatttaactctttattgtacaaatattacaattaaaagtacaaagggtggacttaacgcTAAAAGCATTTAGTAGATGTTAGATATTTGGAGTGTACCAAAGGAGCTTTCTGTGACGTATCTTGTCcattatatacctacgtcCAGTGCACCCGAATTAAACTGGCTAATCCTTACAGCTAACAAACCCTAGGACAGTTCTTGTGTTTGACACCGATACGATAAGATACGACACTAAAAACACCTGAATAACagcactaaataaataaatatgtggggacatcttacacacggttatccgaccccaagctaggcagaacctgtgttatgggcaCGTTATGGGTGtgggacagctgatatatctacacaaatacatagatagatacatacctactaaatataaatatcaacacccaagacccgagtacaaatatattCTGTCTTTAAGGCGGGCTCCACACGTTGGTCCCAACGCTCATACCAACGTTGGACTGCAAATTGGGTGAGGCGTGCATACGTTGGCTAATAAACTAGTTCTGTCCTGGCAGGGCCAACGTGAAGATGTCCAATAtgttatatgaaataaaagaCAATACAATATAGAAATGTTAATTGCTCTGAGCGCTTTTACAGTACTTATTCTGTTGTATGCTGAGCTATGCATcagctattttttttatttttttttatgttactttCAAGTTGTGTCCCAtattgggtgttgatattacttaaatttatatttagtatgtaactatgtatttatgtacatatatcagctgtctgacacccataacaaaggttctgcctagctaggggtcggatggccgtgtgtcaaactcaaactcaactcaaactcaaactcaaattttttttattcatcgtacaaatataaaattttctgatgaacgtcaatttttacaaattactctccgttcggataagggggggctctttctgtctaaggagaagaacggaggcaagaaactcctgagccatcttttcaaaaaaaaagacttaaaactagttggtatacaatacatataagcttaataattattattataataatatgagcagagctaactacttatcacagccatgcattaacgtcctctaagtaatcatcaattttataataagcttttttactgagtttctctttaatgtaacacttaaacttattctctggcatttgagcaacttctgctggaagcttattataaaatctaatacagtaccctaaaaacgatttattaactttcgccagacgcatcgctggaaaagccagcttatgcttgttcctagtattaatgtcatgattactgccaattgtatcaaaagttgaaatattctttcgtacatacattaaattggaaaaaatgaactgacatggaactgtaaggatgttaatttctttaaatagttctctcaatgaatcactggaaccaagtttgtatatagagcggatggctcttttctgtaatacaatgtgtgagatgtccccacatatttatttatattattggaTGTGCTTTCAATTAattctgtaactttttcaCGATTTCGATGATGAGGAAGCCATTTTCGGTCAACGTCCGCGTTGCGTGTTGCAACAGCACTGAGCAAAGCGCCAACGTGTGGGCGTGATTGCCAGCGTTGGCGCAGATTCCTTTGATAAAACCGACACGAGCCGGCCAACTACCAACACTCGCCCTAACGTTGGGGCCAATGCAATTTTCTAGATCCATACGTTGGACGAGTAGCGTTGGGACCTGCGTGGGGCCAACATATGGAGCCGGcgttaaacaaatatctgccccagccgggaatcgaactcgagaccttcagcatagcagtcagggtcactaaccactatgtAAATCTTATCATAGTAATCAACATAGCGTAAACTCAGCTTGCGTAATAGAAGAATGCACCTATCTAAATGGATCAGCAAGTATGCAGATTTTACGATAGCAtaaaatcaatattattattcttatcaTATATCTACGAACACGTACGAACTAAGTGGCTACTTAGTGGTGTGACTTTAAACGCGGGTGGTCGAGAGTGTTGCCCTGTAGCTATCCAAATCTTAGTCACATTACAAGACAATGACACGACAcactaataatttaaaattgtctAAGGTCCGTTTTATATCCCAGATACCTACAAAATTGACAGATGCtaaacggttcatcaacagtcgattggcCCGCGTAAGTGACGTATcattctattggcgggacaatcgactgttgatgaaccattCGGAATCAATccatttagtatctgagattaaaaataGTCTTTACGTAGCAAGAAATAAAAAACGTGCGTGTAAGTTTTCAtgaaatgtttagaaagcttATCAATATGATCAGAAAATATCCAGCGCAATCGGATTTTTTGTTCTATTCAGCACGTTTCGTTAATAAATATCAGATAAGATAAACACCAGATTTtctatgattatttttatctatattattattatgtaaattagtATTAGGTAACTATCAATTTTGGAAACATAACCATTGTAGAGGTTGTTAGAGTAAATTGTATTGGTACTAAAGAAATTAGACCGGttgtacttaaaaatattattcatctTCATTCGATTTCAAACCATAGTCTAGTATTGTTTGagataaaataatcataaaattatttataatgtctTGCTGTGGTGAGTTTagacttttttatttttagagttaaatttttaagaagttctatgttttttgtttgatgGAACAGTGCATCTTTGAGACCTTTCTAatccataatattatttcagaAAAGATACCAACTCGGTATACGATAGGTGTTATGATCTACATGTGTGTGCTAGTCAGTTTCACTTTGCAAGTGAACTTGAGTGTCAACATTGTTGACATGGTACCAGTTGTCGTGAATGGTACAGAAACTGTGGTGAGTCTTCATCAAGTAGTTACTACTTGATGAACTTAACACTTACAGCTAATAATGTTGAATTCCTTaaaattgtatgaaagtaaccTGTCGATATATCGATGGATGGAGTGATTGAAAATGGCAGTTCGTGAGGGTATGTGGCTACGATAACTTAGAAGTCTTAGAACcatgtagataaataattaaagcaCTCTTTTCAGGAAAAGGAAACGCTTGGATGGTCAGCATATGAACGAGCATTAGTTCTAGGAGGTTATTCCTGGGGATACATTGTAGCCAACATTATGGGTGGACTTGTGGTTCAAAAACTAGGCCCACGAAACACAGTCATTTTGGGTCAGCTGGGATCTGCTATTCTTACATTTTTGAGTCCCTTATTTGCCAAAATGAGCTtcattgccttgacaataacgaGAATTGCTCTTGGTTTTCTTAGTGTAAGTATTTACGTTTTACTTTCCCTGTTACTGTTAAATTACTAGAATATTAGAAAACAAATAGTTTCGTTTTCAAGGTTTAGTTTTATCTATTCTAATACCTTATCTTTTGCCTGTAACTGTCGTAgggaatattattatgactgaTTAAATTTGCATAAAAGATTAATGGCATTTCTTTTTCAtattctaataaataaaatacaaagcGTAGGGGAAAATACACCTCCCTGAGGGACGCCTTTAGTAATTCAACGTTGTTTCCAAATTTTCCAGGGTTTTCTTATTCCTGCTGTCACTGGATTGATTGCAAATTGGGCTGTTCCGAACGAGAGAGGAAAGTTCACATCAGCCATGATCGGAGGCACCATCGGTACTATGGTGGCGTGGTCAATACTCGGTGTTCTTATTGAGAGTTACGGCTGGGAATGgggattttattttttcgcaATCACTGCTGTATTATTCTGTTTGCCGTGGCTTTACATTGTATACGATACTCCAGATGAACATCCAAGGattgaaaaatctgaaaaGCAGTTTATTATCGACGGAATTCAGAAAAACGACAGGACGAAAGTGATTACCtaccttttttatgaattgcATTCCATTTTAGGTTAGACCATCCACTAactttgattttgtttttgcaGCTAATACCGCCATATTTTCGGATTGTGACCAACGTGCCTTGGATAGCTGGAGCCATTCTAGCATTTGGCAATAACTGGGGCATTTTCTTCATCTTAAACTCTGCCCCAACATTTATAGCAAATGTATTGAAGTACAACTTAGGTTCAACAGGACTTCTTTCTTCTATCACATACATTGTGCGAAGTTGTACAGCTATCCTATTCGGTATAATTGGCGACTTCATTCTAAGAAGAAAAATACTGTCAGTCAACACACTGCGAAAATCTTTTGTCACATTCTCACATATATTGCCAGGGTTACTGTTATTAGCTTTGACGACAACTTCAAATCCTATTGTAGCTTTGACTTTGATGATAATTTCAATTGGTTTAAATGGATCTTCAGTGTTGACGTCTGCAATAAACTGTCATGATTTGACTCCGAATTATGCTTCCACTGCGTTTGGACTTACAAATGGTCTCGCTTCAGTTTCTGGTATTTTGTCACCATTGGTGGTCGCACATTTCACTGAACAAGATGAAGTAAGTTGAATAAATAcgttttaaattcatttatatgATATAATCTGTAGAAATTctttaaagtaaatatatattgccttaattaatttaaaagtttatttttctttgcatGTTAATGAAACGATTATTTTTCattagtatttattaaaacttcaacacttatctttatttttagatttttataattttatctagatttttataatttcaagAATCCTTTCTTTTTTTTCAGACGAATTTGGAAAGATGGAGGCCAGTGTTTTACATCGGATCGGGTATATACGTGCTCTCTGCAAtaatttttgttgtttttggcTCAACACAAGTTCAAGCTTTTAATAGAATAGAGGACGAAAATTTGGAAGACGCAACATTAAAAAACCAAGAAAAATATACGATTGCGAcagtacaaaattaattaatatttttgtttcttattcAAGTGCCCTTTATGAAGTATTtccaaagtaaaaaatatcgtAAGAAGCGTTTAAATGACAAAATATTTAGCTATCCAGACAATTTGTAAGTTCCTAATGTATTTACATTGTTAAATAATGCAAGTAACGTTTATTTCATCAGATAGGTACCCTGTATACCCAAAAAAGTTGACTGATCCCAATTCTTATAACGAATGTTCGTGTCATCTCATTCCTCCTAACATATTCCTTCTCTTTCTAACACCAGCTAGACATTTCTGCATAGAATCGCTTTGATTAATGCCCAAACTGTTTCTAGGTCCGCTAGACCAGTCAATTCGATGACCTAACCATTATCCTAATCCAACCTAACGTGACCCTTAACGACCTTTATTTAAATCCCAATCTCGATTGACTTGCGAAGCTAGAGATAGACAATATCCATGGTGGTCGATTGAAGGGATTTAGTCTTTATTTCGTGAGTAGCAGGTTCCCGTTTCTAGTGTTTCCGGTCAGTTTTTGTCGAGTCAGATACGACTGGCTCTTTCCTTTATTTATAGGAACGCAGATGCAGTGACTTTGATATATTTGGGGGCATTCGGCCGACTCCAGTTTAGATACTATTGGAAAGTTCAGCTACCGTTTtgacaatacaatataactgaCATCGCAGATTCCATGATTTGAATTCGTAGATGGATTTAAacgtatattttatacgaGTAATCCATAACATATAGAATGATGCTGTGTGACACCAGCTGCTGCTTCACGggtttgttatcgacgtcgataaactcgtaaatgcgcgttccaccaatcaaagctccgtatttatggcgattCGTGATAAGTATAGTAACGTTTATCTGCGTCCATAATGAACCCGTGTAGTGGCAGCTGCCTTCGAGACGAtgccatattttatttaaaaatttctttataagtaatttaaaccTACCTAGGGCGCTAAAAAGATGCAAACACTGTAGTTACGGTtcactataattattttggtatCACTCTACCTAATTTATGTTTACAATGAATCTGACGTTAGATTAACTCTCGATTAATCCGTGGATCGATCGTTCAATAAGTTGTCTGTCTGGTCGCTTTCTACGAAAGGGTACAAAATTACTTACCCAAGAGTTTTGGTGCTTATGAGAGGGGTTTTCAGATTCAGGAATCCGTTGAGTCTAGACTTCTTCTCCCCTCCACCGTCAGAGCCTGACGACTGGTCTATCCTGAAgacaaaatacaatacaatcaatATACAgcattatattaaattacaaaGTAAAAGCAAAATAGAATCTCTTTCAGGCAATCTTTGCGTTGATGAAATACTTGTAgattaattacatatttatttctattctatactTGTTTTGTATGGCACTACAAACAAACTTATTGGATTTGTAAgctgacatatttttttttaataaatataataattaggaAAATTGTATGCCATCTGCACTACTTTACAGGAACTTTTTTGAAAACTGTGCAATAACATACAACTTATGCCATCTACACAATTTTTCCAGAACTTTTTGGTCTCCAGTTTAGGGCAGCTGGACCTCTAACCGTAGTTTGGTTCCCGAAGCTTATTTTCAGTGAACGTTTTAGTTACACTGTTTTCGTCTAGATGGCgttaatgttatttttgtgGCATCTTTGTTTCCTCTGCAAAAGGGTGTCTGAATCCTCGATGTAAACTTGAATTAGCGTTAGCTCATGTGATTATAAATGTCTATACAATTAACAACTTGTTATTTCCATCGCTCCACGTCTAACGCGGACTCGGTTCACCAACTATTTCGTGTATAAAAAATCTCAAgattattttacaatttcaaaaacggctaagtattttttatggaGTTGTTATTAGCGCAGCAGAGCtactaaaaatactttttcgtAATCTAGATGGACCGCCTCAACCGAATTTCTAGTACACCCCGTGCATTCAATGCATActgagccgcgagcacaggattcgaaacctccatttacgttgcgtatcgtcaaatgtcactgtcaaaatgtaaggcaaatttgttagttccaaaagtggcatttgttatttttccattatgtttgtgtagattggaaaatagtatcgaatcctgtgctcgtgGCTCTGCATTACATTGTTGCTACGCCGTGCTACAGTCTGCAGCTGCTACGAAAGCTGTAGCATATGTGCTACGAAAACTCGTAGCACGCTCGTAGCAAATTTTAGATGGATGTGAGAAAAATAGtaatagattttgttgttttgttttgaaataccGATTTTATTGtatctacaggatgttgcaaaaagggtaggcgaattttttaattctgaattcagtttcgggcttagaaaaataatatgctgcacatgctggtttggcttagcataccctttttgcaacaccctgtataaagttAAAGCTTGATGAAAAAACGTAAAAGATACtaactacaaaatacaaattgagCTGGCTTTGCGGTTATCCCTCAATTTCTGTTtgattacattttttttcggGAAACATAcagtttataatttattcgTAGTAATTAATATGGGTTGTGCAAAGTTACAGGAAGTTTTATATCATTCAGATCATTAaaagaaagtaaataaaattaacatcaATATGCAATATTGTGCGATATTAATAATGAAGTAAATAGAGATTATTATTTTGGACAGTGTTTTACAACTAGCTggtcccgcgagcttcgcttcgccttgaTAAAATGcccgtgagaattccgggataaaaagtagcctatgttctttctcagggtctagaccatatgtataccaaatttcattcaaatccgttcagtagttttggcttgaaagagtaatagacagacagacagacacagttacttttgcatttataacattataaaGTTAGTACGAGTATAGTTAGGATGTGTACACTTGTTTGGGCCGATACTTACGATACGAATAGGTGGACGGTTACCTTTAGTGTTCTATCTtgaactattattattaatctttAATAACATCGTTAACGTTATATTAGTTCCGTAGCAGGCAGGAATTTGTCCAATCGATATTTTACCTGGCTTCACTTAATTAATAGTTAACGGGGGTCGGATATTCAACaatcaattaaatataaaaagtgttataaaaacgtCCGATAACCTATACTTTTCGGTGTACGTTCTAAAAGTGAAAACTACCGGaagttattgttaatttgGGTGTTTTGTTCGGTTCGGTATAAGAACTTTTCAATTAGGTTATAATATAGTTAGTTGAATGCAAACGCACTAGTGGTTGTCACCGATAATGCTTGAATTATTGTAATACGTgcaccacgtgctcttacggtggtGGAAAAcctcgtgaggaaacctgcatatctagattctagatgtgtatcctaagtgcattgttcttattccaaaacggcgatatggttcgcaacctatcacgtgagtacaaatgtgctgcgaaaagtgggtggctcacTTGTGAGCCACCGCTGACACGCCTTCGGACAGACTGGCTTCAATGACACTGCAAGTTGACTTATAACAATCTACTCTACTTCTAGTTGcgtttatacatttatatgaacaatatttaatttaattcatatttataaaactataatatttattataaagtatttatttatatataaaactataccatttattatcaaattaagCTTGTGTAactagtttaattaatttattagtatatAATTTAGCACCTAAGTTCAGGGCatactgaaaaccagcgctgcaTAGATTATACGAGGTATAACTCGCAGCATTGCTGAGTTTGTCCTTTTGCCACCTTTTAATCTTAAGctaatttttgtatttgtgttttattgtgttttccCGATTATGTggcaataaatgttttttctttctttctttctttctttctttcggggattacagtcgtgagtgcatatataACAGTTACGGGGTTCTATAGTGATTATAagtagtaagccgaaagggggtgccTTAGGaattctaaactgccttcctaagcttgggcTATTTCCCACCACGACTTACAGATACATACACAGTGTTCCCGTGTTTATTCAacattcataattataatattatttatgtacaattagATTAATTAGTCACAGTCATCCGAACGCGAACATGTAAATTTtgaatacttgtagtcattaACTATGTTGATACAGTCTGTTGTAGCAATTACACGAAAATTACGATGTAAATTTGGCACCGTTCCGACTGAATGCCAAATTTTATTATGCCCCTTATTTAAAGGCTTAGTGTCAATTTCTctatagtcggttagagcataaccagggagtagtggttgacttttgacacatctgtcatgaattttatatggagatgacgtttaatttataaatcaatccctgtcggttagataaccgacaattgAGAAATTGGAACTTACTATTGTATAAATTTAAggtttgtttatgtttagaCTGGAGCGGATTGCTTAAATTATCGAAAAGGGCGTCTTTTgttctgtattttgttttatgggCTTTAGCTATTTTCTTCTGTAATTTTGGAATAAAATAGCCGTTTAACAATGGCTGTTTCGATGGTCTAACAACAGATAATTATAGCTTGTTGTTTACCCTCTTGCGTCAGTATATTTTAGACCTCTAAAAACAGAGTTTCCTTCATGGGGGgatatgaatttaaattttatatgtgTTTGGTAGGTTTTGTATCTGTCTGTTTGAATATATCatattacctatatcatatacctaaagttaataattattatggtgaTAGAACTCTAAAAAAAAGAATGATGATTATATCAATATGCATGATTGATTTTGACATTTTCATTGTATtaacttcataattattataattttttttttatttattattaatttactctaatttataactacaatttatttattcaatactATTAAGTGTAAATATGTACTGCATGcaacaatttatattttaatttttcttgatttagtttttagttgtaagtatttttaagtgACATTCagatacaatttattattgtgaattgaataaatgattgattgattgattgaatgccgtacctacttaatagttTACCTCAGGATATACGACAAGAGCCTATGttatctaaatttaaaactaaattaaaaaaatattttttgcttaaCTTACCTTGATACAAGTTCACCtcagattataattttattatttgttgtgatattaccaattatgtataacaatacctaaaacataaaaaagtattttgtttagtaTAAGAGACTCCGATCCCACAGGCAAATTGTATACAAACAGTTTTGTGGGACTCATTGTAAAACTACAACTAATATGtaagcttaataaataaataaataaataaataaatatctatggGTCTTTCATTGATAGATagacttactgccagtttaaATAACTGTATCTACCGAtaacaaataaacatttatttattttcacattATTTCTGTTctataatttttgtttgtgaaCGAAGAATGTTTGACTTCTGAATAATGAAGTGGTTTGGCTACCGAatagtgtagtggttagtgaccctgactgctaagcTGAAGGTTCCAGGTCCTATTCCTGGCCgggacagatatttgattGAAGACAGTTATTGGTACTCGGGTATGTATCTGTGGAGATATTATATCAGCTGTAAAATACACATATTACTGGCTTTGTAAGACTTgggatcggatggccgtgtgtgagaagtccccaaatattattattacttacattataattataaagttaagCAGCCATTCATCATCAACATTTTGGTTACAAATTTCTAGTGATTTacgtaattttataaaataaatactgaaGAACGAATATTTACCGAAACAAGGAAAGAAAGTGGGACTCGAGTTGGAAGTATTATCATGATAGCCATTTATCATTCTACGTGCACTAGTGATGGGaattagttataataatataaggtTTGTCTACAGTATATTGCAAAAGTTGTATCGTAAAGGGTTTTAGGCCCAGATCatcacgctggccaagtgcgggttggtggaccccaaaacaagcaagcttgtgctgagagagttgtcgggtaagtgggcaacccgactttcagatgttttcaagccgcccgaatgcctctgactaggcttaacgactttGATACTAAAGttgtatagtaagccgaaaagcAAGTAACTCAGTAGGTGATCCATAACAGCTTTTGGAATTTctagaaaataatatattattttcataaaacaaaGCGTCTTGTGAACAAATGCAACAAAGCGATCTACTAGTTATTTACCGAAacaattttttaatatatgtatacctacctacatttatttatttattatttaaataaataattgttcaGAGACAAGCAATTATTACTGGCAACATTGTATAAAACCTAAGAAGGGACTTCCGGTTGCGACTGTGGGAGTCAGGTATTAAGTCAGCGAAATATCATATAAAACGAGTAGTAGGTAAcaccatattgacatatgaAGAATTAAACTCGGTTACCATTGAGATAGAAGGTATTCTAAACTCGAGGCCTCTCATAGCATTGCCGTCTAACGATCCTGATAGTCTGTGTGTTCATTGAACCAGCGGtcacaacaataataatactgaATCTGAAAACTGCGGCCGGCATTGTTGGTGGAACTTTGTCATTGCTTGCGACTGTATtcgtaagtttattttatgtgtgtctacaaataaagaataatctatctatctattcgTCGGATCTCACGGCACATCACTACTACACATACCTACGCCTTCATTTCCGTCCGGGTGATAGTATTTGTGTATTTATGGTTGTTTACGTTCAAGGTCGGCCCTCCCCCTAGGGCAGGGCGGGTATGATATCTTAGAAATTATATTtctaaggccctgtttcacaatgtctggttagtggctatctgtgaggtaaaatacatgctgtcactgtcaaaataataataatagagagtgacagcatgtattttatctcacaagtagcccctaaccagacattgtgaaacagggccttagtcTTCTGTCTTGTTACGAATGTAAAATGTATGAGTACTATAAGTAGTAACtttatttagatattaatCGTGGATATTCTACATAATTTGGGTGGAACTCAATATCttatctacctacatacaatttATTGGTAGGAAGTGTTTCCAAATGGTGGTTTCAAGTTTGGTTAGTACATACAGGGTGTGccaaagtggtatactaagctgcaaggggatgactcagggGGTCTTTTGAACAATTTATGTTGTAATTGTTCAGAATTAtaccctgagtcaccccctttggCTTAATCCCGTTCAAGGTTATGTCAAAGGTCCAAAAAGTGGAATGATCCATGCCTATCGGATGCGAAAAAAGCAGGCAATCCTGCAAAAACTGCTAGaccaattttaatgaaattttgcATTTAGTAAACCGACACTCTGCATTTACACATAGGCTTTTTGTCCCGGATTTCCCACAGGAAAATCACGTTATGCAAAGCTCGCCAGAAAAGCtattcaattaatattttgattgaAATAGACTTTGGACCACAAACTTACACGTGCCGATAATCTGCCAAAGGCCCATCTCTAACTTATACAAGTTGCTAATGCAACCTTGACAAAGTTAATCGTCTCTAGAAACTGTAATGGTTAGAAGATTAGAACTTAAGAAGGTGCGCCCCCCCCAACCTTGTTCCAAAACTCGTGTAGGGAAGGAATCCTActttaactaaaataattaggggggaaaattaatttaaaaaagtagaGTAGCATAATACTTTACGCTTACG
The DNA window shown above is from Plutella xylostella chromosome 30, ilPluXylo3.1, whole genome shotgun sequence and carries:
- the LOC105387966 gene encoding vesicular glutamate transporter 3-like, which codes for MSCCEKIPTRYTIGVMIYMCVLVSFTLQVNLSVNIVDMVPVVVNGTETVEKETLGWSAYERALVLGGYSWGYIVANIMGGLVVQKLGPRNTVILGQLGSAILTFLSPLFAKMSFIALTITRIALGFLSGFLIPAVTGLIANWAVPNERGKFTSAMIGGTIGTMVAWSILGVLIESYGWEWGFYFFAITAVLFCLPWLYIVYDTPDEHPRIEKSEKQFIIDGIQKNDRTKLIPPYFRIVTNVPWIAGAILAFGNNWGIFFILNSAPTFIANVLKYNLGSTGLLSSITYIVRSCTAILFGIIGDFILRRKILSVNTLRKSFVTFSHILPGLLLLALTTTSNPIVALTLMIISIGLNGSSVLTSAINCHDLTPNYASTAFGLTNGLASVSGILSPLVVAHFTEQDETNLERWRPVFYIGSGIYVLSAIIFVVFGSTQVQAFNRIEDENLEDATLKNQEKYTIATVQN